In the Pseudomonadota bacterium genome, TCGTGTGTATGGTTCACCAGCCTCAAACAGGTCGATTGTCAGCGCGCTACGACGAAACAACGGCCAGGCTGCTTGTCGACACGCTTGACGGTCGTGCTCTGATTGTTGACCCCGATATCCCCCATGATCTTGAAGCGTTGACCGCTGAACTTGTGAACCATGGCGTGCGCGGGCCTCTGCGGCTGTGTAGTGCCGAAGACCGGACAGGTGGGCACGGGTTCACGGATGTCCCCGACCGTTGGATTTCCATCCAGAACCAAGCGACGCTTGACGCAGTATCCGAGGCATCTGGATCGACCTTCGATCCGCGCCGATTGCGGGCGAACGTTCTCATCGCGGGATGGGACGCGTGGTCCGAAGAAGAGCTTGTCGGCAAAATACTCAAACTTGGGGACGTTCAAGTTGAGGTTGCCGAGGTCATAAACCGTTGCCGCGCCATCGACGTGAACCCCGAGACGGCGGAAATGGACCGAGAGAGTTTGCGCACCATTATGGGGCTTCGCGGGGCACGATCGATCGGTCTGTACGCCAGGATTATGGATACTGGTACGATACGACCGGGGGACGCTGTTCACCTTGC is a window encoding:
- a CDS encoding MOSC domain-containing protein, whose translation is MTAHVANLWRWPVKGFGGEELATVSVAPGELFPFDRAFAIENGPSGFAPDAPVHIAKRHFVCMVHQPQTGRLSARYDETTARLLVDTLDGRALIVDPDIPHDLEALTAELVNHGVRGPLRLCSAEDRTGGHGFTDVPDRWISIQNQATLDAVSEASGSTFDPRRLRANVLIAGWDAWSEEELVGKILKLGDVQVEVAEVINRCRAIDVNPETAEMDRESLRTIMGLRGARSIGLYARIMDTGTIRPGDAVHLA